In Atribacteraceae bacterium, the following are encoded in one genomic region:
- the nusA gene encoding transcription termination factor NusA, translating into MSKDIFLAIEQIERLKGIPREILKQAVEAALLSAYRKNFRSSHRRVSVVIDPATGEIRIYSRKTVVEEARDASCEVGLAELSRLKISANPGEEVEIEITPRDFGRISAQTAKQVIMQRIREAERTMVFDEFSGREEDIVTGIVNRKEGKNIIVDLEKTEALLPANEQVESENYRINARMKFYVVEVRKTSKGPQILLSRTHPGLVRRLFEFEIPEVQEGFVDVKAIAREPGIRTKIAVESRDERIDPVGACIGSKGARVKHITDELRGEKIDIVKWNSDPRIFIAGALSPARVTQVELDPENRVAKTYVPEDQLSLAIGKEGQNARLAARLTGWKIDIKS; encoded by the coding sequence ATGAGTAAGGATATATTTTTAGCCATCGAACAGATCGAACGACTCAAGGGGATTCCTCGGGAGATCCTCAAACAGGCTGTGGAAGCCGCCCTGCTTTCCGCCTATCGGAAAAATTTCCGGTCGTCGCACCGGCGAGTTTCGGTCGTCATCGATCCCGCCACCGGAGAGATTCGAATCTATTCCCGGAAGACCGTCGTCGAAGAGGCCAGGGATGCTAGCTGTGAAGTTGGCCTGGCTGAACTTTCCCGACTAAAGATCTCTGCGAATCCAGGCGAAGAAGTGGAAATCGAGATCACTCCTCGTGATTTCGGGCGGATTTCCGCCCAGACGGCAAAGCAGGTCATCATGCAGCGGATCCGTGAAGCGGAACGGACCATGGTCTTTGACGAATTTTCTGGGAGAGAGGAAGATATCGTAACGGGAATCGTCAACCGGAAAGAAGGTAAAAATATCATCGTCGATCTGGAAAAGACCGAAGCCCTGCTCCCAGCCAACGAACAGGTGGAGTCGGAAAATTATCGGATCAACGCTCGCATGAAGTTTTATGTCGTTGAGGTTCGCAAGACTTCCAAGGGCCCGCAAATTCTCCTGTCGAGGACCCATCCTGGCCTGGTGCGCCGGTTATTCGAATTCGAAATTCCGGAGGTCCAGGAAGGATTCGTCGATGTCAAGGCTATTGCCCGGGAACCTGGCATCAGAACTAAAATCGCTGTGGAAAGCCGGGACGAGAGAATCGATCCGGTGGGAGCCTGTATTGGAAGCAAGGGGGCGCGGGTGAAGCACATCACCGATGAACTGCGGGGTGAAAAGATCGATATTGTCAAATGGAATTCCGACCCCCGGATTTTCATCGCTGGTGCGCTGAGTCCCGCCCGGGTGACTCAAGTAGAGCTTGATCCCGAAAACCGGGTGGCGAAAACCTATGTTCCGGAAGACCAGCTTTCGCTGGCAATTGGTAAAGAGGGGCAGAATGCCCGTTTGGCTGCTCGGCTGACCGGCTGGAAAATCGATATTAAGAGTTAA
- a CDS encoding YlxR family protein, with the protein MKKRKKVPLRMCLSCRVRQEKKVMIRIVETSPGGLAIDLTGKKAGRGTYVCPNQDCRDRLSRKNLSAAFKKNLNEEDVARLKKSLEDSVDFP; encoded by the coding sequence ATGAAGAAAAGAAAAAAAGTACCGCTGAGGATGTGTCTGAGTTGCCGGGTCAGGCAGGAGAAAAAAGTGATGATCAGAATCGTGGAGACCTCTCCTGGTGGTCTAGCGATCGACCTCACCGGAAAAAAGGCCGGGCGGGGAACTTATGTGTGTCCGAATCAGGATTGCCGAGACCGCTTGAGCCGGAAGAATCTCAGCGCGGCCTTCAAAAAGAACTTGAATGAAGAGGATGTCGCCCGTTTGAAAAAATCACTGGAAGATTCGGTTGATTTTCCGTGA